GAAccttgttttgcccgaggggccgattatgattttcatcactttctatatatttcattaaacctctattgaaaaggttagaaagatattttctaaaggattttactgaagttggaaatttaacgaaatgatttgaatggTATCCTGTTTTGGGAACATACTGTAACcactgtggtgctatgacgtggtttacgtaaTTTCTTGCTGCTCagttttcatttacttttattacttactgagttggcatactcatattactccctgcaccttgtgtgcagattcaggtatttctgagctcaatggcaggttcatcggagttagcaaggtagctgcctagcGATCGTAGCCCTACTTTTCTCCCTCATTATTCTTTCTTAATGTATTCTTGTGATTTTCCCAGCCATGTTGGTCTTTATGTGGTTAGAcaattgtagtagatgctcatgactagtgacaccccgatgtcgggcttgtgtatttattctgcactatTCATTTAAACTTACATCatgagattattgattaataaatggttaaaaataacttttattgaaGGATGGtagattcgggagttgtgtcatctggcctagtttcatgataggctcCATCACAACCGGGTCGGTTTTTGGGTCATGATAATCTGCTTCATTTTTTGTTCGGAAAAACCTTAAAGTTGGTTCCCCTACTTCCACCAGTATTAGAGACTCTGCGACATATACGAGAGATAAAGGTGTTTCTCCCGTGCTAGATTCGCCATTTTCCGGTATACCCATAGCACACCTAGTAAGTCTTCGGGCCATTTTACTTTAGAAGTTTCTAACTTATTTTTAAGGTTTTGGATAATCACCTTATTGGTTGATTCCACCTGTCCATTAGCACTTGGATGGTACAGTGAGGATGTAATCCTCTTTATTTTCAAATATTCCAAAACTTTTGTAACTTTTGTGCCTATGAATTGTGATCCATATTCACCGGCAATCTCCTTTGATATATTCCAAATCAGTAGATTATGTTGTCCCATATGAGGTCAAAAACTTCGCGCTCACCGATCTTTTGGTAAGGAcatgcttcaacccatttagtgaagtagtcagttaaaacaaaaagaaatcttacctttcCGGGGCCCGGTGGTAGAGGaccgactatgtccattccctatttcattAATGGCCATGGGGACAAACCAAATGCAAGCATTCTTCTTGTTGGTGCACCAATTGTTAATGGCATTGACATTTGTCGTACTTCTGACTGAATGCCTTTGCGTCCTGCTCCTTCGGTGGTCAATAGTAACATTCTCTGACAAGCTTTAGAACTAACGAATCCACACCGGAATGGTTCCCACAAATTCCTTCGTGGAGTTCTCTCATCACGTAGTCCGCCTCCGAGGCTCCAAGAAATTAGGCTAGTGGACCTTGGTAAGACCTTCTATATAATTGCATATCTGCGAGGCAAAAACGAGACGCGTTAATTCGTAGTGACCGGGATGCCTTCGGGTCTTCAGGTAATTTTTCATGCCTAAGATATTCCGCGAACTCATTCCTTCAATCCCAGACTAGGTTGGTTGAATTAACTTCGTAGTAACTATCCACATCCAATACTAAGTGTAGAAGTTGAATGATAGTATCAGAGCCAAATCCTTTCATCTTTGTAGATGATCCCCAATTAGCCAATGCATCTGCTTCCACGTTATCTACTCTCGAAATATGTATGATCGACCATTCCCTAAATTGTGCAAGCAATTCTTGAACCCTGTTCACATACTGTTGCAGATGTTCTTCCTTTATGTTAAAAATCACGTACACTTGGTTTACTACCAGTTGGGAATCAAATTTGATCTTGATGATCTCGGAGCCAAGTCCCCGAGCCAATACAAGTCTTGCAACCaatgcctcatactcagcttcattgttagttaatggAACAATATTAATGGTCTGCCTCGGGATTTCTCCTGAGGGTGTGACTAGAACTACCCCAAGAGTGGACCCTTTTACATTGGAAGCTCCATCCATAAACAAGGTCCAAACTCATGATTTCGTTTCCGACACTAGCATTACTTCCGTAGCAGCCAAGGGCATTAATCCAGGACTGAAGTCGGCCAAAGCTTGTGACTTGATCGCAGTCCTAGGCTTGTACTCAATGTCGAACTCACTAATTTGGACTGCGCATTTAGCTAAATGGACTGACAGCTCAAGCTTGTAAAGGACATTCCTTAAGGAAAAAAATGTCACAACGGCTATTGGATGACACTGAAAATAAGGCCTGAGCTTTCGAAAAGtgactacgagagctaaggctAGCCTTTTGAGGTGCGGATAGCGAGTCTCCTCCCCCGATAATATTTTACTAACATAATCAATAGAAAATTGCGTACCTTCTTCCTCTTAGACTAAAATGGTTCTTACCGCTACTTTCGCGACCGCTAGATATATTAGCAACTACTCACCTTCCACCGGGTTTGACAGTAACGAGGGGGCTTGATAGGTACCTTTTTTAGGTCTCTTAAGGCCTGTAGGCATTTCAGAGTCCATTCGAAATTGTTCTTCTTATTCATAAGTGGGTGATGGCACTTTTGAGAAGATCTCAAGATGAATCCACTTAGAGCCGCAAATCTTCCGGTCAGCCTCTGTACCTCCTTTATATTTTTCAATTGGTCCAAAATGTCCTCGATAGATTTGATTTTGTTGGTATTTAACTCGATTCCTCTTTGCGAGACCAGGAACCCTAAGAATTTTCCGAAACCAACCTTGAACGCACATTTTaccgggttgagcttcatgttatgcttcctCAAGATATCAAAGGTTTCTTGGAGGTGTTTCAAATTATCTTATGCATTCAAAGACTTAAGTAACATTTCATCAATGTATACCTCCATTGTCTTGCTTATCTGATTTTCAAACATTTTATTAACGAGCCTCTGATAAGTGGTTCCGCGTTCTTAAGCCTAAaaggcatcacattatagcaatatgtgccaaagtttgttacgaaagaagttttttcctgatccttcaggttcatcttgatttgattATACCCGGAGTAAGCATCAAGAAAACTCATCAACTCGTGTTCGGCCATAGCATCAATCATTTGGTCAATGTTTGGCAATGGAAACGAGTCCTTAGGGCACACCTTATTTAAATcattataatctacgcacattctaaccTTTTTATTCTTATTTGGAACTAcaacaacattggctaaccaaccTGGATATTTTACCTCCCGTATGGAACCGATATTGAGTAATCGGGTTACCTCCTCTTTAACAAACCTGTTCCTGAGCTCTACTATCGGGAGTTTCTTTTGCCTTACTAGTGGGAAGTTTGGATCCAAGCTTAGCTCTACTAATGGGATACCTGAAATATCCCAGTGCGACCATGCAAAATATTCAATGTTAGCTTTAAGAAAAATTATAAACCCTAACCTAAGCTCGGGGTTTAGTCCTATCCCCAGATGGAACTTCCTCTCCAAGAACTTTTCGAATAAGGCCACTAGCTCGAGTTCCTCTGCGATTGAATTGTTCGCATCCACCTCCTCCAGTACCTGAAAATATCTTGGAACTTGATATGATTCAATTGACTCCTCGGTTTTAGCATCTTCATTTGGAAAGAGAGAAGGCATCAGTTCCTGTGGTTGCTATTTTGTGGGCTCCTTTCCCTTGTTGCTGAAAATAGTTATTGCTTTCATCTCCTTGCCGCCAGTTGATCTTCTCTTATGTGCTTGATTCCTTCTGAGGTTGGAAATTTTAACAACTAATGATACGTTAATGGCACAAACTTCATCTCGAAATTCTAGCCCACGTCGCCATCTACTACTTCGAATAAGGTGGTATTGGTTACTCCTTCGGCATTCGTGGGCAGCAGGATCTCTCATCGGGTTGTCACACTTGTCAAGTTAAATCCAACTAAGTTTTTTGTTGCTGGAGTGATGCTTTTGGTCAGATTTGCTTGCTTCAGCACTCTCCATTGAATGATGTTGGATGAGCTTCCTGGGTGGGTCAACGAAAACACGCTTAATATTGAAATCTAAAACATTAAGAGAGATTACCAGAGCATTATTATGTAGCAGAAGAAGGTTGTCAACATCTTCGTTTGTGAAGGTGATATCATGTTCTGCAACTTCCCGGAGTCTCTTGTTGTGGGTTACTAATATCTTTGTTTTCTTGCCCATCGATAAAGTTACAACGTTGATTTCATTCCCTCCAAAAATCATGTTGATATTCAACTGAAGGGAGTCTTCTGCTGACTTCGAAGGCTCTACATTGTCTCGGCTTCGGCTGTAGTTATTCTTGGCTCAATCACTTAAAAATTCACTAAGATGACCATTCTTCAATAATGTCGACAACTCTTCACATAAATGCCAGTAGTCCCCAATTTAATGGTCGTGAGTCCTATGATATCCGGTTGCGATAGGATCTGATTGGCTTTAGGAATCGTGCTTCTTTGATATTACTTATCAGTGATACTAACTCCACTAAGCTGATGTTAAAGCCGTAATCCGATAACTTGGGATATATGGAGTCCTGGGCCCCTGGTACCTCTTTTTCTTGTAATGACCTACTATTCCAGCCACGATCGATTCTTGTATTGGGAACAAGCCTATCCGATGATCGAAACCCtttgttgttgcatccttttGTTCTTTCATAAGTCAAGAAAAGACCTTTAGAAGAATGTTGATCCGCATTGAATTCGCTTTTAAACTTGTCCTGGTTCTTGTCTTGGTCACTTCCCTTGGTTGTTGTCGGGAACTCAAGCTGATCATCTTCTATTCTTATTTTCGACTCTTAACGGTTATGGACATCCGCCGATGTGGTTGCTTGGAATTCGAGCACACTTTCCTTCAACTTTTGGGAGGCGTCGAATCTCCGTGGATTCAAACCCTTTATGAACACCTCTGCTGCCCACTCATCTAGTACAAGGAGTAACAATATCCTCTCTTTTTGGAACTAGATAATGTATTCTCACAGCAATTCAGACTCACCTTGCACAATCCTAAATATTTCTGCTTCCTGGCTTGGACCTTTCTTTCCCCTGGCATGAGCTTTAATGAATAAATTTGCAAGCATCTCAAAAGAGTCAATTGAATGCTCGGGTAAGAGAGAATAACATGTCAAATCCCCCTTTGTGAGGATTTCACTAAACTTTTTCAGCAAGACCGACTCGATCTCATGCTGAGCCAAATCGTTATCTTTCACAACCGTGGTATAGGTTGTGATGTGCTCCTGCAGATCCGAAGTCCCATCGTATCTTGGTATGTCCGGCATCTTGAACCTCTTTAAAATTAACTCTAGTGTTGTGCTCGGTTTAAACgacaattgtgtgtatttttttcGAATCTATGCTTTTTAGAATTAGTGGTGCGCCTAGAATCTGATTCATCTAGGCGTGAAACTCCTTTGCATTTTGGTCGATTCGTTCATTCATTTCGCTCATAAACCTCATGAGCTTTGTATTGAAGGGACCATTCCTGTTATTGTTTCCGAATCCGCTATCGGCCCCCCGGGTTCATTGAAACCAACTTCACCCTTGGGGTGTTATTATCGACTCTTTGAGCCGTTTGATTTGTAAGAACACTGGGAGGAACCGGGGCCCTTCCATTTGCATTATTGGAAGCACCTAACAACGCTTGTTTCAACTCCATCATACCTGGTCCTGCCTTGAGAGGTGACTCATGATTGCTTTCTACTGCTTTATTAAGATTTTCACTATTTCCATGACATGTTCCTCCTCCGCATCACTTGGAGTTGGATCCCGTACATGTCGGGGGGTACTACCCTTCTTGAACCGGGGTTGTTTCATCCCCTTCGTTACGGGTGTCATTGATCGAGTCTTCATGTTGAGGCAAATATGTGAGTTCCTCAACATTGTGTGTGATGTTAACATCATTAGCTTCTATATCTGATTTCTTACTCAGGAAAAAGTGAAACAAGTTAGTAATAAACGTAAGGATCAAAGCAATTATGCAACTATCTAAGCCTCACGGTAGGTGTcaaactgtttacccgtaaaataaTACAGTTAAATTTGTTACATGGTTTATAGAGAAGCGAACTGATTTGATATAAGAACTAAACTCATATGATCTAATCTCTTTTGTTTATGccaagggtagcctgattaatcGGATCTTTTCGAAGTTTTatcaaagtaattgaaggcctgtgattttatagtgaCGGTCACGCATCCTCGAGTCGCGTGAGTTTGGCTGGTatagccttgtgaccgtagtcattatgtttggccggagccttttagtccccgagtgatgtagtttcggcgtctatatcgagggtatgcccttttaggggtcttataagttcAGTTATATAGCCTTagctttaagatcgggattatgccttttgtaaggtcttacaaattttatcgtgccttacttgaggtcttatagataagttacttggtacaagtatggttcatgccttgtttgaggtcttacagataagtTACTttgtacaagtatggttcatgccttgcttgaggtcttacatatttggttacttggtacaagtatggttcatgcctggCTTGAGGTCTTACGGTAAGTATAATTCATGTttggcttgaggtcttacagatttgggcaTATCTAGAGGTATTATAGCATTGATGATGCCTCATAGATGGCTTATATTGTTGATAATGCCTCGTAGAGGTCTTACATTTTCTAGTATTGCCACATAGAGGGCTTTTGGGCTCAAGgttgcccgcttggggtcttataGCCTTGAGTTCTTGATAGCTCGATGGGGTGATAATCGACGACAGTCCCCGGGATGTCAAAAGTTTTTTGGCTTTGGAGCCATTCTTTGTAAActcggtattgcctcattgagggcttacgagttcgaagtttccgacccggaggtcatgtgaCCTTGAGATTTTTGTGTCAGTCCCGAGTCTTCGAGGAATTTCTGGTTTTGGAACCATTTCTTGTAAAAGTAGCATGCTTCTTTGAAGCGCAAAGCGTTTTGATAGAGGGAAAATattcttcgattacttggtacaagtatacatgtttttgctgtcaagggctcaattattctatacggacacggttcattcaactgtttggcccgatacatcatttttctaTAAAGACCCTTTCTGGCTCATCTTAACTTCTTCGAGAAGGTGATCTTCCGGAGGGATGCCCGCCaatgttcgaggttgattgaagagaagccttgaatacttgtgaAATTCTCCTTAGGTaacatatggatgttgcctcgttaaaaaccttttcggtaaaacccttctagggataaaactcgatcgaaggaaaagagtgaaataatatgctttgaaaccttaaggtcttcgagctggacaTCGCTTCGACTGTTCTGATTGGACATCTGCACAAAGGTTAGTGTAAGATGtgaataaaaagggagatggttataccttagtggtgatggcTCTTTGAGCCTTGATATGCTTCAAACATTTGCTTCGGGGACGCGGCATAGTCCTTTGCTTGTGTTTATTCGGGTGTAGCCGAGAATGTGTCTCGTGATTGCTACTTcactgtttgcttatcctttggctcctctAATATTGGAGGCGTAGATACtagtgccacatcgtgcaccatgaacatttcccttgctgcatgttgttccccatacACGGTCTATATTCCATCCTTCgtcggaaacttcatcatttgatgaagggttgatggtactactctcatgtagtgtatccatggccttctgagcaaggtgttgtacctcatgtcttcatcgatgacatggaatttggcattttgtgtTGTTCCGGCCACGTTGATTGGGACggtgatttcccctttggttGTCTCACTCGCCatattgaatccgttgaggactcgagatgcgggcacgatttggtcgagaagtccgagctgctccacgacccttgaactaatatttttggccgagctacctggatccacaagtacacgtttaatttgaaatgtattcacgaGAAAATAAATTACGAGTGCTtcgttatgaggctgagacagagtctcgatgtcctcatcactgaatgtgagagcgtcctcgggtatgtaacctcgagtttgcttttccctcgtgatggatatttttattcttttgatggtaggtgtcacacctcctttttacctacacccccggaaaaggagtgtataagggagtttttttccaattaaagtgacaaccgaaacgggattatttgtttattaaatttagagtcaccacttgggataattttatggtgtcccaagtcaccggttcaaatcctgaatcgaggaaaagattgactctgtattacagtcagcGAActaaaaattcgggtaaggaattttgttaacacgggggaaggtattaggcattcccgggatccgtggttctagcacggtcgctcaactgttatatttggcttaattatctgattttaaacaattacaAACCTACGCAAATTTAACTTTTTAttctcttttattcattttttagagaAAATTACAATGTCATTAAAGCatgtctcaaaccacgtcacataaatgcacccgtgatctttaacatattttaacatcattgtgatttggatttgggtcacataaatgtgcacccgaatttaggaaagtaatattattcgcctaaagcaactaacgcatttgcagctttgcgagggccatggaagttcaactaaatggcacgcctcaatttcgAAGGATTAATATTAATCTAGTGATGGACATAAATCGTACGTCTGGCTAGTATGGAACGCTTCAAATCAACTACAATGATCTACTAATTGAATAAGGCTTAAGAGAATTACAGCTACTTCTAAACTATAGTTAAATTTAAATCGTTGATTTAAGGGCCAATACTAGATGAGGCCTAATCTATTTTCATTTCAGGGCCTGGGCCTGACCTGAGGCCCAATACCTAATTGCCATGACAAACACGGAGATATGATTGGGCTTGCCATGAAGCCCAAATTAAGAGTTTAACGCAGAAATGGAAACTTGGCGCATAAGGATCCAGGCTGATAGCCAACTCGATGCTACCACACTTGAGGTAACATTACATCATCCATACAATTTCGGCTCTGAACCAAATATATTGACATACGCTAAATACATATAAATCGCATTTGGAGATCAGTACATGCATTCTATGGTAAAGTGAATTTCCAGTTATGAAAATAAGCCCTGGCACAAATCGCCCATCATTTGAAATCAAAACTCAACCATTATAAATTCATGCAACATCTGATTTAGACTGACGCGTTTGACTAAACCATACTGACTCGAAACTTTCGAAGAAAAGGAAAACCCAAACACAGTGAATTGATCCAAGTCTGGGAGTTTTCGGGTCTAAAATCAGACTCAAATTCATTTAGAAATCCCCTTTAAAAATTCAAAGAGCTCAATACATGCACAAAAACAGAACTACCTGACAGATTATGAAATCATTGAACCAGGTTTCAAGCTATACAGGAGCAAATTTGAGTACGATTACTGGGAAACAAGCCTAAATCAAATTTATTAGACCAATGGTCTGAATCGACAGGAGCTTAAACCATGGTTATGAAAAAACACAATCCAAAACCAGACAGTTTCAGCTAATTAAACTATAAATCACAGTCCTTAATTAATACATTCTACCAAGCCTAAAGCATTCTCGAATCACTTATATTCAAACCGAGTTTGAATCCAGTTTTTAGAACCAAATGCATATCATGGAATGGAGTATTCACAATAAGCTAGGCTAAAACATGGTTAATAACATGGCAGAATCGAACAGTAATCACAACAGGGACTAATGTTTTCATTTAACTCCAGCTCGGCCACAGATATTTATACAAAGCTCAATCAGGCTTCATTTCCACCATAATTTAAAGGAGCACCTGGAGATTGCAAAAGGAAAAAGGGGTGAATGTAGTaaacagcaacagtagtaacactCAGCACCTAGAAAATGAGCCAGCAGACTAGTTTTGAACCCAGCAAATGAGAAACAATAATCCAGACACTAATTTCAATCACTCAATGAACTAGAAGACCTCAAATCAGACTTGGCCTTAACCCATTTTAGTATCAGCTAACCAGAAAGTGCTTCAACAATAGGAAAACTTCAGAAAAACACCAAGAGAACTCAACGTAACAGTGTTATTTTCCTAAAATTCTTCAGCCGTTttgattttttctgatttttctattCAAGTCTCTGCCTTCTCAGACAAGAAAAGGTGCCATTATAGGCAAGCAAATAGGGCAGCTTACAGAAGATCAGTTTTGCAATTAGACCCTTTTCAgcttccttttctttgttttttagtCCTGATTTTTTGACTTGTTAATCAAGTAAGTGTACTATGCAACTTCTAGGAAGCTTCATGGGCTGTTATTTGAGAGATTCTCTCAGTAACTTCCCCAGTTTACCCTTAATACCCCTGAATTTTACTTTGAGAACCAAACCAAGATGGGTCAAAATTTGGCCCAATACTAAACCAAATCAGGTGGGATGCTCCTTGCCAAATGGATCAGAGACAGCCCAAAGCCCAAGCGAGTACTTATCCAATTGAAAAGAATACACTACAGACCCAGATATCATgaaatgatttcaacaacaatCCTAATTCAATCACTGATCAATTCACATCTAGGTGAGGGATTAACTAAATTACTAAATCAACATAAACTAATTAACCTAAGCTAAAGAACTAACAAGACGGAAATCAAAGACTTAACTCTAAAACTAAACAAACGGGAAAACAAGGTTAGTGAACAAGTTTTAGGAgttgaaaagaaaattaaaaacgaCCAGAATCAAATACCAAACCCAGATCAATCTGAAGGAAGGAAGACTAAACCAAAGTCTATTCATAGAAGACAAAATTAGCCAAGGCAAacggaaaagaaaagaagaagatcaAGAGATAAAACGTACATGTAGAAGAACTCCGCAAGAAAACTTGAAACCAAACCGAATTTCTTGGTTTAACAAAATTGATGTTATTCACTtgttatttgttaagaacaaGTGAACTGCATCGATTTTGCGTCGAACCAAGACTTCGAATCATGACAACCAAGAAGTCTGGGCCAGTGCATGCTTAGAACTGAAGGTGAAGAGATTCGGGGTTTTAGGGTC
The Nicotiana sylvestris chromosome 11, ASM39365v2, whole genome shotgun sequence DNA segment above includes these coding regions:
- the LOC138881241 gene encoding uncharacterized protein, with the protein product MDGASNVKGSTLGVVLVTPSGEIPRQTINIVPLTNNEAEYEALVARLVLARGLGSEIIKIKFDSQLVVNQVYVIFNIKEEHLQQYVNRVQELLAQFREWSIIHISRVDNVEADALANWGSSTKMKGFGSDTIIQLLHLVLDVDSYYEVNSTNLVWD